Proteins encoded in a region of the Streptomyces sp. NBC_00258 genome:
- a CDS encoding SRPBCC family protein, with protein MAHRLRPVGLDFVETAPLRLVFAREIASPPETVYRALAEDVTGWPEWFSAVRAARPTEDGTGRQVRLKGGTRFEETILAAEPSEVYTYRIDVTNAPGTRALVEEWRLTPDGTGTRVQWTWAADGTAPFRLAIKLGRAGLGRAFRDAVTKLDRRLSPTHAP; from the coding sequence ATGGCACACCGACTGCGTCCGGTGGGACTCGACTTCGTCGAGACCGCTCCCCTGCGTCTGGTGTTCGCGAGAGAGATCGCCTCGCCTCCCGAGACCGTCTATCGCGCGCTGGCCGAGGACGTGACCGGCTGGCCCGAGTGGTTCTCGGCGGTGAGAGCGGCCCGCCCGACCGAGGACGGGACCGGACGGCAGGTCCGGCTGAAGGGCGGGACACGCTTCGAGGAGACGATCCTCGCGGCGGAGCCCTCGGAGGTCTACACCTACCGCATCGACGTGACGAACGCTCCCGGCACCCGCGCCCTCGTGGAGGAGTGGCGCCTCACCCCGGACGGCACGGGTACGAGAGTCCAGTGGACCTGGGCCGCCGACGGAACGGCACCGTTCCGCCTCGCGATAAAGCTGGGCCGAGCGGGCCTGGGCCGGGCGTTCCGCGACGCGGTGACGAAGCTGGACCGGCGGCTGAGCCCCACGCACGCGCCCTGA
- a CDS encoding PLP-dependent cysteine synthase family protein has product MATLDVDHSDAEYRHWLKEAVRKVQADSNRSADTHLLRFPLPEGWGIDLYLKDESTHPTGSLKHRLARSLFLYGLCNGWIRRDRPVIEASSGSTAVSEAYFAKLIGVPFIAVMPRTTSPEKCRLIEFHGGQCHFVDDPRTMYAESAALAAETGGHFMDQFTYAERATDWRGNNNIAESIYRQLELERYPEPAWIVATAGTGGTSATIARYVHYMQHNTRICVADPENSCFFEGWTTGDADVTTDCGSRIEGIGRPRMEPSFVPGAIDRMMKVPDAASVAAVRALEAAIGRKAGGSTGTGLWSALKIVAEMVAAGRTGSVVTLLCDPGDRYLDKYYSDEWVAGQGLDIEPYAAAISSLLATGVWPD; this is encoded by the coding sequence ATGGCCACGCTCGATGTCGATCACAGCGACGCGGAGTACCGGCACTGGCTCAAAGAAGCCGTACGGAAGGTCCAGGCAGACTCGAACAGATCGGCCGACACCCACCTCCTGCGTTTCCCGCTGCCCGAGGGATGGGGCATCGACCTCTACCTCAAGGACGAGTCCACCCACCCCACCGGCAGCCTCAAGCACCGCCTGGCCCGCTCGCTGTTCCTGTACGGCCTGTGCAACGGCTGGATCCGCCGAGACCGCCCCGTCATCGAGGCGTCCAGCGGCTCCACCGCCGTCTCCGAGGCGTACTTCGCGAAGCTGATCGGGGTGCCCTTCATCGCCGTCATGCCCCGCACGACCAGCCCCGAGAAATGCCGCCTGATCGAATTCCACGGCGGACAGTGCCACTTCGTGGACGACCCGCGGACGATGTACGCGGAGTCGGCGGCCCTCGCGGCCGAGACCGGCGGGCACTTCATGGACCAGTTCACGTACGCGGAGCGGGCCACCGACTGGCGCGGCAACAACAACATCGCCGAATCGATCTACCGTCAGCTGGAGTTGGAGCGCTACCCCGAACCGGCCTGGATCGTCGCCACCGCGGGCACAGGTGGCACGTCGGCGACCATCGCCCGGTACGTGCACTACATGCAGCACAACACCCGTATCTGTGTGGCCGATCCGGAGAACTCCTGTTTCTTCGAGGGCTGGACCACGGGCGACGCGGACGTCACCACCGACTGCGGGTCGCGCATCGAGGGCATCGGCCGGCCGCGCATGGAACCGAGCTTCGTGCCGGGGGCCATCGACCGGATGATGAAGGTGCCGGACGCGGCGAGTGTGGCCGCCGTGCGGGCACTGGAAGCCGCCATCGGGCGCAAGGCGGGGGGCTCGACCGGTACGGGGTTGTGGAGTGCGCTGAAGATCGTGGCGGAGATGGTGGCCGCGGGGCGGACGGGGAGCGTCGTCACGCTGCTGTGCGACCCCGGGGACCGGTATCTGGACAAGTACTACTCGGACGAGTGGGTGGCCGGTCAGGGGCTGGACATCGAGCCGTACGCCGCGGCGATCTCGTCGCTGTTGGCGACGGGGGTCTGGCCGGATTGA
- a CDS encoding DeoR/GlpR family DNA-binding transcription regulator produces MSENQNLLAEQRRALILDEVRRRGGVRVNELTRKLGVSDMTVRRDLDALARQGVVEKVHGGAVPVVEASTHEPGFEAKSGLELTAKEDIARAAAAMVAPGTAIALSGGTTTYALANQLLDVPDLTVVTNSVRVADVFHAAQRTSGQRQGAATVVLTGGVRTPSDSLVGPVADQAIAALHFDVLFLGVHGISVEAGLSTPNLAEAETNRRLVQSARRVVVVADHTKWGTVGLSSFAALEQIDTLVTDDGLPAGARAEISEHLRRLVVAGEPEDESETETDA; encoded by the coding sequence GTGAGTGAGAATCAGAACCTCCTCGCGGAGCAGCGGCGCGCTCTGATCCTCGACGAGGTCCGGCGGCGCGGCGGCGTCCGCGTCAACGAACTCACCAGGAAACTCGGCGTGTCGGACATGACGGTCCGACGCGATCTCGACGCGCTCGCCCGCCAGGGCGTGGTGGAGAAGGTGCACGGCGGCGCGGTCCCGGTGGTCGAGGCGAGCACGCACGAGCCGGGCTTCGAGGCCAAGTCGGGTCTGGAGCTGACCGCCAAGGAGGACATCGCGCGGGCCGCCGCGGCGATGGTCGCACCGGGCACGGCGATCGCCCTGTCGGGCGGCACGACGACGTACGCGCTCGCCAATCAGCTGCTCGACGTGCCGGATCTGACCGTGGTGACCAACTCCGTACGGGTGGCCGATGTCTTCCACGCGGCGCAGCGCACCTCGGGGCAGCGGCAGGGAGCGGCGACGGTCGTACTGACCGGTGGTGTGCGCACGCCGTCGGACTCACTGGTGGGGCCCGTCGCGGACCAGGCGATCGCGGCGCTCCACTTCGACGTGTTGTTCCTGGGTGTGCACGGCATATCGGTGGAGGCCGGCCTGTCGACACCGAACCTGGCGGAGGCCGAGACCAACCGGCGCCTCGTCCAGTCGGCCCGGCGTGTCGTCGTGGTCGCGGACCACACCAAGTGGGGCACGGTGGGCCTGAGTTCGTTCGCCGCGCTGGAACAGATCGACACGCTGGTCACGGACGACGGGCTGCCCGCCGGGGCGCGCGCGGAGATCTCCGAGCATCTGCGGCGGCTGGTGGTGGCGGGAGAGCCCGAGGACGAGAGCGAGACGGAGACGGACGCCTGA